Proteins from a genomic interval of Callospermophilus lateralis isolate mCalLat2 chromosome 1, mCalLat2.hap1, whole genome shotgun sequence:
- the Ptpn23 gene encoding tyrosine-protein phosphatase non-receptor type 23 — MEAVPRMPMIWLDLKEAGDFLFQPAVKKFVLKNYGENPEAYNEELKKLELLRQNAVRVPRDFEGCSVLRKYLGQLHYLQSRVPMGSGQEAAVPVTWTEIFSGKSVAHEDIKYEQACILYNLGALHSMLGAMDKRVSEEGMKVSCTHFQCAAGAFAYLREHFTQAYSVDMSRQILTLNVNLMLGQAQECLLEKSMLDNRKSFLVARISAQVVDYYKEACRALENPDTASLLGRIQKDWKKLVQMKIYYFAAVAHLHMGKQAEEQQKFGERVAYFQSALDKLNEAIKLAKGQPDTVQDALRFAMDVIGGKYNSAKKDNDFIYHEAVPALDTLQPVKGAPLVKPLPVNPTDPAVTGPDIFAKLVPMAAHEASSLYSEEKAKLLREMMAKIEDKNEVLDQFMDSMQLDPETVDNLDAYSHIPPQLMEKCAALSVRPDTVKNLVQSMQVLSGVFTDVEASLKDIKNLLEEDELQEQKLQEAVGQAGASPAVTKAELAEVRREWAKYMEVHEKASFTNSELHRAMNLHVSNLRLLSGPLDQVRAALPTPALTPEDKAVLQNLKRILAKVQEMRDQRVSLEQQLRELIQKDDITASLVTTDHSEMKKLFEEQLKKYDQLRVYLEQNLAAQDNVLRALTEANVQYAAVRRVLSELDQKWNSTLQTLVASYEAYEDLMKKSQEGKDFYADLESKVATLLERAQSTCQTRETARQQLLERELKKKPPPRPTAPKPLLPRREEGEVVETGDLPEELRSLPPDMMAGPRLPDTFLGTATPLRFPPGPFPSSTGPGPHYLSGPLPPGTYSGPTQLMQPRASGPPAMPMAPGPALYPAPTYTPEMGLVPRSSPQHGVVSSPFGGVGPPPAVGLPSAPPPQFSGPELAMAVRPATTTVDSVQAPISSHAAPRPNPTPTPSQPCFPVPPSQPLPPPYTYPIGTKPPLTAPPSQHHFPPGIPTGFPAPRIAPQPQPPQAAFGPQHPQQPLPFQHPHLFPPQASGLIPAQPLYPFTSQPGVSLGQPPPPMHTQLYPGPSQDPLPPHSGALPFPSPGPPQPPHPTLAYGPAPSPRTLGPQAVPLSIRGPPPTGQPTPSPHLVPSPAPSPGPGPVPSRPPAAEPPPCLRRGTAAADLLSSSPESQHGGTQPPGGGQPLLQPTKVDAAEGRRPQALRLIERDPYEHPERLRQLQQELESFRGQLGDAGALDAVWRELQDAQEHDARGRSIAIARCYSLKNRHQDVMPYDSNRVVLRSGKDDYINASCVEGLSPYCPPLVATQAPLPGTAADFWLMVHEQKVSVIVMLVSEAEIEKQKVARYFPTERGQSMVHGALSLALSSVRTTETHVERVLSLQFRDQSLKRSLVHLHFPTWPELGLPDSPGNLLRFIQEVHTHYLHQRPLHTPIIVHCSSGVGRTGAFALLYAAVQEVEAGNGIPELPQLVRRMRQQRKHMLQEKLHLRFCHEAVVRHVEQVLQRHGVPPPCKTLASVSISQKNHLPQDSQDLVLGGDVPISSIQATIAKLSIRPPGGSDSLAANVSGPAEPPGPPPSSLPEPTPIPVPPPSSPPPISSPLPEAPQPEEEQPVAETPSLGPPSSSLELLASLTPEAFSLDSSLRGKQRMSKQNFLQAHNGQGLRAARPTDDPLSLLDPLWTLNKT; from the exons CTATCTGCAGAGTCGGGTGCCCATGGGCTCGGGTCAGGAGGCTGCTGTCCCTGTCACCTG GACTGAGATCTTCTCAGGCAAGTCTGTGGCCCATGAGGACATCAAGTATGAGCAGGCCTGCATTCTCTACAACCTTG GTGCACTGCACTCCATGCTGGGGGCCATGGACAAGAGGGTGTCTGAGGAG GGCATGAAGGTCTCCTGTACCCACTTCCAGTGTGCAGCAGGTGCCTTTGCCTACCTGCGTGAGCACTTCACACAGGCGTACAGTGTTGACATGAGCCGCCAGATCCTCACTCTCAATGTGAACCTCATGCTG GGCCAGGCTCAGGAGTGCCTGCTGGAGAAGTCGATGTTGGACAACAGGAAGAGCTTTCTCGTGGCTCGCATCAGTGCACAG GTGGTGGATTACTACAAGGAGGCGTGCAGGGCCTTGGAGAACCCTGACACTGCCTCACTGCTGGGCCGGATCCAGAAGGACTGGAAGAAACTGGTGCAAATGAAGATCTACTACTTTGCAGCTGTGGCTCAT CTGCACATGGGGAAACAGGCTGAGGAGCAGCAGAAATTTGGAGAGCGG GTGGCCTACTTCCAGAGTGCCCTGGACAAGCTCAATGAAGCTATCAAGTTGGCCAAG GGCCAGCCTGATACTGTGCAGGATGCACTTCGTTTTGCTATGGATGTCATTGGAGGAAA ATATAATTCTGCCAAGAAGGACAATGACTTCATCTACCATGAGGCAGTCCCAGCACTGGACACCCTTCAGCCAGTGAAAG GAGCCCCCTTGGTGAAGCCCTTGCCGGTGAACCCCACAGACCCAGCTGTTACAGGTCCTGACATCTTTGCCAAACTGGTACCCATGGCTGCCCATGAGGCCTCATCACTGTACAG TGAGGAGAAAGCCAAGCTGCTTCGGGAGATGATGGCCAAAATTGAAGATAAGAATGAGGTCCTTGA CCAATTCATGGATTCAATGCAGCTGGATCCTGAAACAGTAGACAACCTCGATGCCTATAGCCATATCCCACCCCAGCTCATGGAGAAGTGTGCGGCACTCAGCGTCCGGCCTGACACTGTCAAGAACCTTGTTCAGTCCATGCAAG TGTTGTCAGGCGTGTTCACGGATGTGGAGGCCTCCTTGAAGGATATCAAGAACCTTCTGGAAGAGGATGAACTGCAAGAGCAGAAGTTGCAGGAGGCAGTGGGCCAGGCTGGGGCTAGCCCAGCTGTCACCAAAGCTGAGCTGGCAGAAGTGAGGCGAGAATGGGCCAAGTACATGGAAGTGCACGAGAAGGCCTCTTTCACCAACAGCGAGCTGCACCGTGCCATGAATCTGCATGTCAGCAACCTGCGCCTGCTCAGTGGGCCACTGGACCAGGTCCGGGCTGCCCTGCCCACACCAGCCCTCACCCCAG AGGACAAGGCTGTGCTGCAGAACCTGAAGCGCATCCTGGCCAAGGTGCAGGAGATGCGGGACCAACGCGTGTCTCTAGAGCAGCAGCTGCGTGAGCTGATCCAAAAGGATGACATCACTGCCTCTCTGGTCACCACAGACCACTCAGAGATGAAG aaGCTGTTTGAGGAGCAACTGAAGAAGTATGACCAGCTGAGGGTGTACCTCGAGCAGAACCTGGCTGCCCAGGACAATGTCCTTCGTGCACTGACTGAGGCCAATGTGCAATATGCAGCTGTGCGGCGGGTGCTTAGCGAACTGGACCAAAA GTGGAACTCTACACTGCAGACCTTGGTGGCCTCATATGAAGCCTATGAGGACTTGATGAAAAAGTCACAGGAGGGCAAGGACTTCTATGCAGACCTGGAAAGCAAGGTGGCTACCTTGCTGGAACGAGCACAGTCTACCTGCCAGACCCGAGAGACCGCCCGCCAGCAGCTCCTAGAGAG GGAGCTGAAGAAGAAGCCGCCACCACGGCCTACAGCCCCAAAGCCACTGCTACCCCGCAGGGAGGAGGGTGAGGTGGTGGAGACAGGAGACCTACCCGAGGAGCTGCGCAGTTTGCCCCCTGACATGATGGCTGGCCCACGGCTGCCTGACACCTTCCTGGGAACTGCTACTCCACTCCGCTTTCCTCCCGGCCCCTTCCCCAGCTCCACAGGCCCAGGACCTCATTATCTCTCAGGCCCCTTACCCCCTGGCACCTACTCAGGCCCTACCCAGCTGATGCAGCCCAGGGCTTCAGGCCCCCCTGCAATGCCCATGGCACCTGGGCCTGCTCTCTACCCAGCCCCTACCTACACACCAGAGATGGGCCTTGTGCCCCGGTCCTCCCCACAGCATGGTGTTGTGAGCAGTCCCTTTGGGGGGGTAGGGCCACCCCCAGCAGTTGGTCTGCCttcagccccacctccccagttCTCAGGCCCCGAGTTGGCCATGGCAGTTCGGCCAGCCACCACCACAGTAGatagtgtccaggcccccatttcCAGCCATGCTGCACCCCGGCCAAACCCCACCCCCACTCCTTCCCAGCCATGTTTCCCAGTTCCCCCATCACAGCCCTTGCCCCCACCCTACACCTACCCTATAGGAACCAAGCCACCCCTCACAGCACCTCCATCTCAGCACCATTTTCCTCCTGGCATCCCAACAGGGTTTCCAGCCCCCAGGATTGCaccccagcctcagcctccacaggCAGCATTTGGACCTCAGCATCCCCAGCAGCCCCTTCCATTCCAGCATCCACACCTCTTCCCACCCCAGGCCTCAGGACTCATACCGGCACAACCCCTATACCCTTTCACCTCTCAACCTGGTGTCAGCCTGGGGCAGCCACCACCCCCCATGCACACCCAACTCTACCCAGGCCCTTCTCAAGATCCTCTGCCTCCACACTCGGGGGCTTTGCCTTTCCCTAGCCCTGggccgcctcagcctccccatcCCACCCTGGCATATGGTCCTGCCCCATCTCCTAGGACCCTGGGCCCCCAGGCAGTCCCCCTCTCCATTCGAGGTCCTCCGCCTACTGGCCAGCCCACTCCTAGTCCCCACCTGGTGCCTTCACCTGCTCCATCGCCAGGGCCTGGCCCCGTACCCTCTCGGCCCCCagcagcagagccaccgccgTGCCTGCGTCGAGGCACTGCAGCTGCAGACCTGCTCTCCTCTAGTCCTGAGAGCCAACATGGTGGCACTCAGCCTCCTGGGGGTGGGCAGCCCCTGCTGCAGCCTACCAAGGTGGATGCAGCCGAGGGCCGGCGGCCACAGGCCCTGCGGCTGATCGAGCGGGACCCATATGAGCATCCCGAGAGGCTGCGACAGTTGCAGCAGGAGCTGGAGTCTTTTCGAGGTCAACTGGGGGATGCAGGAGCTCTGGATGCCGTCTGGCGGGAGTTGCAAGATGCACAGGAACACGATGCCCGAGGCCGTTCCATCGCCATTGCCCGCTGCTACTCACTGAAGAACAGACACCAGGATGTCATGCCCTATGACAGTAACCGTGTGGTGTTGCGCTCAGGCAAGGATGACTACATCAATGCCAGCTGTGTGGAGGGGCTTTCACCATACTGTCCACCCTTAGTGGCCACCCAGGCCCCACTGCCTGGCACAGCTGCTGACTTCTGGCTCATGGTGCATGAGCAGAAAGTGTCTGTCATTGTCATGCTGGTGTCTGAGGCAGAGATCGAGAAG CAAAAGGTGGCACGCTACTTCCCCACTGAGAGGGGCCAATCCATGGTGCATGGAGCCCTGAGCTTGGCACTGAGCAGTGTCCGCACTACCGAAACCCACGTGGAACGTGTGCTGAGCCTGCAGTTCCGCGACCAGAGCCTCAAGCGCTCACTTGTGCACCTCCACTTCCCCACTTGGCCTGAATT AGGCCTGCCCGACAGCCCAGGTAACCTGCTGCGCTTTATCCAGGAGGTACACACGCATTACCTGCACCAGCGACCCCTACACACGCCCATCATTGTGCACTGCAG CTCTGGTGTAGGCCGCACAGGAGCCTTTGCACTGCTCTATGCAGCTGTGCAGGAGGTGGAGGCTGGAAATGGGATCCCCGAGCTGCCTCAGCTGGTGCGGCGCATGCGGCAGCAGAGGAAGCACATGTTGCAGGAGAAA CTACACCTCAGGTTCTGCCATGAGGCAGTGGTGAGACACGTGGAGCAGGTCCTGCAGCGCCATGGAGTGCCCCCGCCATGTAAAACCTTGGCCAGCGTAAGCATCAGCCAGAAG AATCACCTTCCTCAGGACTCCCAGGATCTCGTTCTCGGTGGGGATGTGCCCATCAGTTCCATTCAGGCCACCATTGCCAAGCTCAGCATCCGGCCTCCTGGGGGCTCGGATTCCCTTGCTGCCAACGTGTCTGGCCCTGCAGAGCCTCCAGGCCCACCGCCATCTAGCCTCCCAGAGCCAACCCCCATCCCAGTCCCACcaccctcctccccaccccccatttcTTCACCCCTGCCTGAAGCCCCCCAGCCTGAGGAGGAACAGCCAGTAGCTGAAACCCCCAGCTTAGGGCCCCCCTCCTCCTCACTGGAGCTGCTAGCCTCCTTGACCCCAGAGGCCTTCTCCCTGGACAGCTCCTTGAGAGGAAAACAGCGGATGAGCAAGCAGAACTTTTTGCAAGCCCATAATGGGCAGGGTCTACGGGCTGCCCGGCCCACTGACGACCCGCTCAGCCTTCTGGATCCACTCTGGACACTGAACAAGACCTGA
- the Scap gene encoding sterol regulatory element-binding protein cleavage-activating protein isoform X2: MTNGPSSLPSFHLFCGLENRTQGFACARQALYRRVALCCFCHFPCQWNSYFLSQAFLSFFFPFSHPCLRPLLTSIFLESVRSSVTLAQLPGGCPLGAVVVLQMQLVSKGFSEIFPYLVVVIGLENVLVLTKSVVSTPVDLEVKLRIAQGLSSESWSIMKNMATELGIILIGYFTLVPAIQEFCLFAVVGLVSDFFLQMLFFTTVLSIDIRRMELADLNKRLPPEACLPPAKPGGRPTRQERQLAVRPSTPHTITLQPSSFRNLRLPKRLRVIYFLARTRLAQRLIMAGTVVWIGVLVYTDPAGLRTYLAAQVTEQSPLGEGALPPMPVPSGMLPASHPDPAFSLFPPDAPKLPENQTLPGEPSERMGPAEGVHDSPVPEVTWGPEDEELWRKLSFRHWPTLFSYYNITLAKRYISLLPVIPVTLHLNPREALEGRHPQDGRSAWAPPGPVPMGLWESKPRVPGGVQAHRDVTLYKVAALGLAAGILLVLLLLCLYRVLCPRNYGQPGSGPGRRRRGELPCDDYGYTPPETEILPLVLRGHLMDIECLASDGMLLVSCCLAGRVCVWDAQTGDCITRIPRQGQRRDSGSNSAFEAQESWERLSDNGKAGPEELGHSPPLRHRPRGPPPPALFGDQPDLTCLIDTNFSAQPRASDPAQPEPRHRTGCSRTRDVPGYDFNRLVQRVYQEEPLATVRTTLRPPSPGPVLPLAPENEGGSPEKGSPSAWAPSADGSIWSLELQGNLIVVGRSSGRLEVWDAIEGVLCCSSEEGSSGITALVFLDRRIVAARLNGSLDFFSLETHTALGPLQFRGTPGRGSSSSSPVYSSSDTVAFRLTHTVPCAHQKPITALKAAAGRLVTGSQDHTLRVFRLEDSCCLFTLQGHSGAITSVYVDQTMVLASGGQDGAICLWDVLTGSRVSHMFAHRGDVTSLTCTTSCVISSGLDDLISIWDRSTGIKLYSIQQDLGCGASLGVISDSLLVTGGQGCVSFWDLNYGDLLQTVYLGKNSEAQPARQILVLDNAAIVCNFGSELSLVYVPSVLEKLD, from the exons ATGACCAAtggtccttcttcccttccttccttccatttattTTGTGGTTTGGAGAATAGAACTCAGGGTTtcgcatgtgccaggcaagcactctacagaaGAGTGGCTTTGTGTTGTTTCTGTCACTTCCCTTGTCAGTGGAACTCCTACTTCCTTTCCCaagcctttctctctttcttctttcctttctctcatcCCTGCCTGAGACCCCTCCTCACTTCCATCTTCTTGGAGTCTGTCAGGAGCAGCGTGACCCTGGCTCAGCTACCTGGAGGGTGTCCTTTAGGAGCAGTTGTGGTTCTCCAAATGCAGCTTGTGAGCAAAGGCTTTAG TGAGATCTTCCCGTACCTGGTGGTGGTTATCGGGCTAGAGAATGTGCTGGTGCTCACTAAGTCGGTGGTTTCAACCCCAGTGGACCTCGAGGTGAAGCTGCGGATTGCCCAAG GCCTTAGCAGCGAGAGCTGGTCCATCATGAAGAACATGGCAACCGAGTTGGGCATCATCCTCATTGGCTACTTCACCCTCGTGCCTGCCATCCAG GAGTTCTGTCTCTTCGCTGTCGTGGGCCTGGTGTCTGACTTCTTCCTCCAGATGCTGTTTTTCACCACCGTCCTGTCTATTGACATTCGCCGAATGGAG CTAGCGGACCTGAACAAGCGACTGCCCCCAGAGGCCTGCCTGCCCCCAGCCAAGCCTGGCGGGCGGCCGACACGCCAGGAGAGACAACTAGCTGTGCGGCCGTCCACACCCCATACCATCACACTGCAACCATCTTCCTTCCGAAACCTGCGGCTCCCCAAGAGGCTGCGTGTCATCTACTTCCTGGCCCGTACCCGCCTGGCACAGCGTCTCATCATG GCTGGCACTGTTGTCTGGATTGGAGTCCTGGTGTACACAGACCCAGCAGGACTGCGTACCTACCTTGCTGCCCAGGTGACAGAACAGAGCCCCCTGGGAGAGGGCGCCCTGCCCCCCATGCCTGTGCCTAGTGGCATGCTTCCTGCCAGCCACCCGGATCCTGCCTTCTCCCTCTTTCCACCTGATGCTCCCAAGCTACCTGAGAACCAGACATTGCCAGGCGAGCCATCTGAGCGTATGGGTCCAGCAGAGGGTGTTCATGACAGCCCAGTTCCAGAGGTAACCTGGGGGCCCGAGGATGAGGAACTGTGGAGGAAATTGTCCTTTCGCCACTGGCCCACGCTCTTCAGCTACTACAACATCACGCTAGCCAAAAG GTACATCAGCCTGCTGCCAGTCATCCCAGTCACACTGCATCTGAACCCAAGGGAGGCTCTGGAAGGACGGCACCCACAAGATGGCCGCAGCGCCTGGGCCCCACCTGGGCCAGTGCCCATGGGACTCTGGGAGAGCAAACCCAGAGTGCCTGGTGGGGTTCAGGCCCACCGTGATGTTACCTTGTACAA GGTGGCAGCACTGGGGCTGGCCGCTGGCATCCTCCTGGTGCTGCTGTTGCTCTGTCTCTACCGTGTCCTCTGCCCACGCAACTATGGACAGCCTGGCTCCGGCCCTGGTCGACGGCGGCGCGGGGAGCTGCCCTGTGATGACTATGGCTATACGCCGCCTGAGACGGAGATCCTGCCGCTGGTGCTGCGTGGCCATCTCATG GACATTGAGTGCCTGGCCAGTGATGGCATGCTGCTGGTGAGCTGCTGCCTGGCCGGCCGAGTCTGTGTGTGGGATGCGCAGACTGGAGATTGCATCACCCGTATCCCGCGCCAGGG GCAGCGCCGGGACAGTGGCAGCAACAGCGCGTTTGAGGCCCAGGAGAGCTGGGAGCGGCTGTCAGACAACGGGAAGGCTGGCCCGGAGGAGCTTGGACACAGCCCCCCACTGCGACACCGCCCTCGGGGCCCTCCACCACCTGCCCTTTTTGGGGACCAGCCAGACCTCACTTGCTTAATTGACACCAACTTCTCAGCACAGCCCCGTGCCTCTGACCCAGCTCAGCCTGAACCCAGGCACCGCACGGGTTGCAGCCGCACTCGGGATGTCCCAGGTTATGACTTCAACCGCCTGGTACAGCGGGTGTACCAGGAAGAACCGCTGGCCACTGTGCGCACAACCCTGCGCCCACCCTCGCCCGGACCTGTGCTGCCTCTAGCCCCTGAGAACGAAGGGGGCTCTCCTGAGAAGGGCTCCCCTTCTGCCTGGGCCCCCAGTGCGGATGGCTCCATATGGAGCTTGGAACTGCAGGGCAACCTCATCGTGGTCGGGCGGAGCAGTGGCCGGTTGGAG GTGTGGGACGCCATTGAGGGTGTGCTGTGTTGCAGCAGTGAAGAGGGCTCCTCTGGCATCACAGCCCTGGTCTTCCTGGACAGAAG GATTGTGGCTGCTCGGCTCAACGGTTCCCTTGATTTCTTCTCCTTGGAGACCCACACTGCACTCGGCCCCCTGCAGTTCAGAG GGACTCCAGGGCGAGGCAGTTCTTCCTCATCCCCCGTGTACAGCAGTAGTGACACCGTGGCCTTTCGCCTCACCCACACAGTGCCCTGTGCACACCAGAAACCCATCACAGCCCTGAAAGCTGCTGCAGGGCGCCTGGTGACTGGGAGCCAAGACCACACGCTGAGA GTGTTTCGTCTGGAGGATTCGTGCTGCCTCTTCACCCTGCAGGGCCACTCAGGAGCCATCACTTCTGTGTATGTTGACCAG ACCATGGTGCTGGCCAGTGGAGGACAAGATGGGGCCATATGCCTATGGGACGTACTGACTGGCAGCCGGGTCAGCCACATGTTTGCTCACCGTGGGGATGTCACATCCCTCACCTGTACCACTTCCTGCGTCATCAGTAGTGGCCTAGATGACCTCATCAGCATCTGGGACCGCAGCACAGGCATCAAACTCTACTCCATTCAGCAG GACCTGGGCTGTGGCGCAAGTTTGGGTGTCATCTCAGATAGCCTGCTGGTGACCGGCGGCCAGGGCTGCGTCTCCTTTTGGGACCTCAACTACGGGGACCTGTTACAGACAGTCTACCTGGGAAAGAACAGCGAGGCCCAGCCGGCCCGCCAGATCCTGGTGCTGGACAATGCTGCCATTGTCTGCAACTTTGGCAGCGAGCTCAGCCTGGTATATGTGCCCTCTGTGCTGGAGAAACTGGACTGA